In one Streptomyces sp. NBC_01288 genomic region, the following are encoded:
- a CDS encoding YrdB family protein: MTAAKAVKPVDTAKAANLGVLFAIEVGVLVAVGYWGFTRDLATPLTWLLGVGGPVVLAVVWGLCGSPKAKYKVRGAGRVGFEVVWFGVGVAALGLAGAYDWALVLALVCVVSKTLAVIWRQ; encoded by the coding sequence ATGACGGCAGCGAAGGCAGTGAAGCCAGTGGACACGGCCAAGGCGGCGAACCTCGGTGTTCTCTTCGCCATCGAGGTCGGCGTCCTCGTGGCCGTCGGCTACTGGGGGTTCACGCGGGACCTCGCCACGCCGCTGACCTGGCTGCTCGGGGTCGGTGGGCCCGTCGTGCTTGCCGTGGTGTGGGGGCTGTGCGGGTCGCCCAAAGCCAAGTACAAGGTGCGGGGCGCCGGGCGGGTCGGGTTCGAGGTGGTGTGGTTCGGGGTCGGGGTTGCCGCGCTGGGTCTTGCGGGTGCTTACGACTGGGCCCTCGTCCTCGCCCTCGTGTGTGTGGTGAGCAAGACGCTGGCCGTCATCTGGCGTCAGTAG
- a CDS encoding pyroglutamyl peptidase has product MNAIRVRTSILGLALLAGFSAPSTGAAADTTLSPTVEEQRLDKAVPQEILEHSGFDTVAPEFTHALEGARSYAQARRIVVDEGTALWRRAVARAQGRGDAGGDLSRDDDRPLYWARLGMTREVRGWEPGFGISEGQRASLLSELEMSSRGQSSIRYPHEKGVKRILVTGFDPFTLDADIRISNPSGATALALDGTVIRTADGPARIETAMFPVRWADFAEGSVERALRPYLPKVDLFTTVSQGRVGRFDVERTNGAWRGGYPDNDNVSKTETVPVTDPASQPQWTSTTLPYKAIVAADTGRFPVYDHTEVTEIPAGATAPVVRPDGPTAGSTARAGGGGNYLSNEIAYRATLLRDRLGLHDALPGGHIHTPVLQFGAGNTDPATGTITDPDFVRNRVDIIAQVKAMVTVALEASLAD; this is encoded by the coding sequence TTGAACGCCATACGAGTTCGGACCAGCATCCTCGGACTGGCCCTGCTGGCCGGTTTCTCCGCCCCCAGTACCGGGGCGGCGGCCGACACCACCCTGTCCCCGACCGTCGAGGAGCAACGGCTCGACAAGGCGGTCCCCCAGGAGATCCTCGAACACTCCGGATTCGACACCGTGGCGCCGGAGTTCACCCACGCGCTCGAAGGGGCGCGCAGTTACGCGCAGGCGCGGCGCATCGTCGTGGACGAGGGGACCGCGTTGTGGCGGCGGGCCGTGGCGCGGGCTCAGGGGCGGGGGGATGCCGGTGGGGATCTGAGTCGGGATGATGACCGGCCGTTGTACTGGGCCCGGTTGGGGATGACTCGGGAAGTACGGGGGTGGGAGCCCGGGTTCGGAATCAGTGAGGGGCAACGGGCTTCCCTGCTCTCCGAGTTGGAGATGTCCTCGCGCGGGCAGAGCAGCATTCGGTATCCGCACGAGAAGGGGGTCAAGCGGATTCTCGTGACCGGGTTCGACCCCTTCACGCTCGACGCGGACATCCGGATCTCCAATCCGTCCGGGGCCACCGCGCTCGCGCTCGACGGCACGGTGATCCGGACCGCGGACGGGCCGGCGCGGATCGAGACGGCCATGTTCCCGGTGCGGTGGGCGGACTTCGCGGAGGGGAGCGTGGAGCGGGCCCTGCGGCCGTATCTGCCGAAGGTGGATCTGTTCACGACCGTGAGTCAGGGACGGGTGGGCCGGTTCGACGTCGAGCGGACCAACGGGGCCTGGCGGGGCGGGTATCCGGACAACGACAACGTGTCGAAGACCGAGACCGTACCCGTCACCGACCCGGCCTCACAGCCGCAGTGGACGTCAACGACCCTGCCGTACAAGGCGATTGTGGCCGCGGACACGGGGCGGTTCCCCGTCTACGACCACACCGAGGTGACCGAGATCCCGGCGGGCGCGACCGCTCCTGTCGTACGGCCGGACGGGCCCACCGCGGGGTCCACGGCCCGCGCCGGGGGCGGCGGCAACTATCTCTCCAACGAGATCGCCTACCGCGCCACGCTGCTACGGGACCGGCTCGGGCTGCACGATGCGCTGCCGGGCGGGCATATCCACACGCCGGTGCTTCAGTTCGGGGCGGGGAACACGGACCCGGCGACCGGCACGATCACCGATCCGGACTTCGTGCGGAACCGGGTGGACATCATCGCGCAGGTGAAGGCGATGGTGACGGTGGCGTTGGAGGCATCACTCGCCGACTGA